From Hydractinia symbiolongicarpus strain clone_291-10 chromosome 12, HSymV2.1, whole genome shotgun sequence, one genomic window encodes:
- the LOC130621837 gene encoding LOW QUALITY PROTEIN: uncharacterized protein LOC130621837 (The sequence of the model RefSeq protein was modified relative to this genomic sequence to represent the inferred CDS: deleted 1 base in 1 codon) produces MKAVVITRVFIILTQSLLYAQPYKECHPDKKTCEYWLVVKEKLTMIYKKDLVYAADGKLYKYDEHPSNYTTEVPVDQVVTVDGVNRMVIAVNETIPGPALVVYEDQILIIHVKNLLLSDAVTIHWHGLHQKDTPFMDGVGYITQCPIGAGQTFSYRFKASPKGTFWYHSHVGAQRTNGVFGAFIIKEKPKAGVKPPEDMIMTVMDWHHHSSEEVYIKMVYGNFIGRKKYQTTKTLDGGMFSGVPWVSGLIEGKGRYMDPKTGKTIEAPLTKYKVKQGQSYRFRVIHTGTIYPLRISVDQHDLTVMASDGYDLKPRVVESFIINPGERFDFLLKADKSDGNYWIRANSMEADVANHTAKAILHYDGATDVEPSTTRRQCTNASSCDVINCPFRYFPKRYYINCHLISDLQQKTEDDPAPEFRDDSEEHFLNFAFPGTTVTPGAVNGRKFEFPGVNSLTQTNDIGDYDCDKHDCGEDKVCYCHYELKIPFNKTIQMIWLNVGSRGWVGSSHPFAWPQFLCIKNGVCGKNRTTGKLLEKGRLKSPDIACDGVKNFCNDAKWKNKTWKNGNVPGLNLKNPPRKDTLIIPTGGYAVVRIRSDNPGKWFMHCHIEVHALDGMAMVLKEAEEKFPTPPKGFPICQNFYDDQSRNINYLPEKGTAKNDDCKYDTKIIAVAVALAVLVAIQLVVIVLLCCKKSETKSHDDVSMHYRNNNTKK; encoded by the exons ATGAAAGCAGTCGTTATAACACGAGTATTTATCATTTTGACACAGTCGTTGCTTTATGCGCAACCTTACAAGGAATGCCATCCCGATAAAAAGACATGCGAATATTGGCTGGtagtgaaagaaaaattaacaatGATATACAAAAAAGATTTGGTTTACGCTGCAGACGGCAAATTGTATAAGTACGACGAGCATCCGTCAAATTATACGACAGAG GTACCAGTTGACCAAGTGGTAACTGTGGATGGAGTGAACAGAATGGTAATAGCTGTCAACGAAACTATACCAGGACCAGCTCTGGTTGTGTACGAAGACCAGATACTTATCATTCATGTGAAAAATCTTCTTTTGAGTGATGCAGTAACAATTCATTGGCATGGCTTACATCAGAAAGATACTCCATTCATGGACGGAGTGGGATATATCACACAATGCCCTATTGGAGCTGGTCAAACTTTTTCATACAGATTTAAG GCTTCACCAAAGGGTACTTTCTGGTATCACAGCCATGTTGGTGCACAAAGAACAAATGGTGTGTTTGGTGCTTTCATCATAAAAGAAAAACCAAAAGCCGGCGTGAAACCTCCAGAAGATATGATTATGACAGTCATGGACTGGCATCACCATAGCTCTGAAGAG GTTTACATCAAAATGGTTTATGGTAATTTCATTGGAAGAAAGAAATATCAAACAACCAAAACTTTGGATGGTGGAATGTTTTCTGGTGTGCCCTGGGTTAGTGGATTAATTGAGGGTAAAGGAAGATACATGGATCCGAAAACAG GTAAAACAATCGAAGCCCCTTTAACCAAATACAAAGTAAAACAAGGTCAATCATACAGATTTCGAGTGATTCACACCGGTACGATCTATCCACTTCGCATATCTGTTGATCAACACGACTTAACCGTAATGGCTTCAGATGGATATGACTTAAAACCCAGGGTTGTCGAATCTTTCATTATAAACCCAGGAGAAAGATTTGATTTTCTTCTCAAAGCTGATAAATCTGACGGTAACTATTGGATACGAGCCAACAGCATGGAG gCTGACGTTGCGAACCACACAGCTAAAGCTATTCTTCATTATGATGGCGCTACAGATGTTGAACCCTCCACCACACGACGCCAATGTACCAACGCATCTTcgtgtgacgtcatcaactgTCCATTTCGCTATTTTCCTAAGAGATATTATATCAATTGTCATTTAATATCAGACTTGCAGCAGAAAACTGAAGACGATCCTGCTCCTGAGTTTCGTGATGACAGCGAAGAACATTTTCTCAATTTTGCTTTCCCAGGCACAACTGTCACCCCTGGTGCTGTTAATGGAAGAAAGTTTGAGTTTCCTGGTGTCAACTCGCTTACTCAAACTAATGATATAGGTGATTATGATTGTGATAAACATGACTGTGGCGAAGATAAAGTTTGTTATTGTCATTACGAATTGAAAATACCATTCAATAAGACAATTCAAATGATATGGCTCAATGTGGGAAGTAGGGGCTGGGTGGGGTCATCCCATCCATTTGCATGGCCACAGTTTTTAtgtattaaaaatggcgtatgCGGAA AAAATAGAACAACTGGGAAACTACTGGAAAAAGGAAGATTGAAATCACCTGATATCGCATGCGATGGCGTCAAAAACTTTTGTAACGATGcaaaatggaaaaataaaacTTGGAAAAATGGAAACGTACCTGGATTGAATTTGAAAAATCCTCCACGCAAAGATACTTTGATTATACCAACTGGAGGCTACGCTGTTGTTAGAATAAGATCAGACAATCCAGGAAAATGGTTCATGCATTGTCACATTGAAGTGCACGCCCTTGACGGAATGGCAATGGTGTTAAAAGAGGCCGAAGAAAAATTTCCAACACCGCCTAAAGGTTTCCCTATTTGTCAGAACTTTTACGACGATCAATCAAGAAATATAAATTATCTACCAGAGAAAG GAACGGCAAAGAACGACGACTGCAAATACGACACAAAGATAATAGCCGTCGCCGTTGCATTGGCTGTATTGGTTGCTATCCAACTCGTTGTTATTGTTCTTCTATGCTGCAAAAAATCTGAAACAAAATCGCATGATGACGTCAGCATGCACTACCGCAACAACAATACCAAAAAGTAA
- the LOC130621836 gene encoding uncharacterized protein LOC130621836 codes for MPLRTLARFLANEELVGRLANSYVIRRLAELTHQTYIKATHAGQKSLDKFTTTKEAQQQMHNRGQHSSSMMATRVLRRFLDNLRKEIEKKNRR; via the exons ATGCCATTAAGAACATTGGCCAG ATTCTTGGCAAATGAGGAATTAGTGGGCAGG TTGGCAAACAGTTACGTGATTCGTCGTCTTGCTGAACTTACACATCAAACTTACATCAAAGCTACACATGCTG GTCAAAAATCCTTGGACAAATTTACTACAACAAAAGAGGCTCAACAACAAATGCATAATCGAGGTCAGCACTCCTCATCAATGATGGCCACCCGAGTATTGAGGCGATTTTTAGACAATTTGAGGAAAGAAATCGAGAAAAAGAATCGAAGATGA